One window of Hydractinia symbiolongicarpus strain clone_291-10 chromosome 3, HSymV2.1, whole genome shotgun sequence genomic DNA carries:
- the LOC130635827 gene encoding UV radiation resistance-associated protein-like: protein MSGSGKSRYRPRSEARRHTNLCTQQRRLRHLTCIIGRNIDSLLVPITRQTSKCSLLSLYFTIHAEDNPETILYQSETIDDTLNPNWREFDSRVFSQHPDINKASSILVHVWGARRTKEFKVILSYNVHFSGLIYSREQLRSHDQSYETNCLMFRMFGGYYKTACANQNDLNLRSDEGLLSRYIKVEQNQVRASYKKASLLRAHFTLKAIYQTRQQVDHVKKQMEENLAQNKLRRRKVADREALVFKNNLLKKELARLRDKLLDEKKSVTTKQEAVVQQEKDLNNRIYELEQYISDMKVCHSAHIERRETLLKINAHLNFRRRQLAAELSYIYPIVGLPLRDGHKGEFAVNGVRLPNSEEFIGEDDEMLSVALGNVCHLVHMIAKFSELPLRYPIRGLGSRSSVVDFVTDKLTEKQREFPLYSKGKEKFQFHYGVFLLNKNIAQLRYHNGLGTADLRNTLPNLKQLLEAKYGVRVVMKQTESTGFNKSAVMATRTVTLPAESSFSAERLSMHSAFDAIDAEENSSQLEQPLRRPRSEVLSGLPSVHVKAHHQHRFIARKSTGRKQRKSNTSHTNEGSISPDLIEVPIEDVVKRTIDGTLAKKKITNTSTVSESAVDCGEDCLSEENNYQEDRQQRRVSYSQQFSDALIIPDPFEREVDDPLSPGVDQMLV from the exons atgtctgGTAGTGGAAAATCTCGATACAGACCAAGATCTGAAGCTAGAAGGCATACCAATCTTTGCACGCAGCAG cgtCGATTACGTCATTTGACATGCATCATTGGTCGTAATATTGATTCTTTGTTAGTGCCAATCACAAGACAAACATCAAAATGTTCTCTTCTTAGCTTGTATTTTACTATACATGCAGAAGATAACCCTGAAACAA ttttgtatcaaagtgaaacaattgatgaTACACTG AATCCAAATTGGAGAGAATTTGATTCGAGGGTGTTCTCTCAACATCCAGACATCAACAAAGCTT CATCTATATTAGTTCATGTTTGGGGAGCAAGAAGAACAAAAgaatttaaagttattttaagttACAATGTTCATTTTTCTGGATTGATATATAGTAGAGAACAG CTTCGTTCACACGACCAATCGTATGAAACAAACTGTTTAATGTTTCGAATGTTTGGTGGTTACTATAAAACAGCATGTGCTAATCAG AATGATTTAAACTTGAGAAGCGATGAAGGTCTGCTCAGTAGATACATCAAAGTGGAACAAAATCAG gTTCGGGCATCGTATAAAAAAGCTTCATTATTACGAGCTCATTTTACACTAAAAGCAATATATCAAACCCGTCAGCaagtcgatcatgttaaaaagCAAATGGAAGAAAATTTAGCGCAGAATAAACTCCGAAGGAGGAAG GTTGCTGATCGAGAAGCCCTTGTGTTTAAGAATAACCTTTTAAAGAAAGAATTGGCTCGACTTCGAGATAAACTTTTAGACG aaaaaaagtCAGTTACAACTAAGCAGGAAGCTGTCGTACAGCAAG aaaaagatttaaataatcGTATATATGAGTTGGAGCAGTATATATCTGACATGAAAGTTTGCCATTCAGCTCACATTGAGCGTAG AGAAACGTTGCTTAAAATTAACGCGCATTTAAACTTTCGTCGTCGACAACTAGCAGCTGAATTAAGTTATATATATCCTATTGTGGGG TTACCTCTTCGAGATGGACACAAAGGTGAATTCGCAGTAAATGGTGTTCGTTTACCAAACTCTGAAGAATTTATTG GTGAAGATGATGAGATGTTGTCTGTTGCTTTGGGAAATGTGTGCCATCTTGTGCACATGATAGCAAAGTTTTCAGAATTACCATTACGTTACCCAATTCGAGGGCTGGGTTCACGCTCCTCTGTTGTTGATTTCGTCACTGACAAATTGACAGAAAAACAAAGAGA ATTTCCACTCTATTCGAAAGggaaagaaaaatttcaatttcATTATGGCGTGTTTCTGctgaataaaaatattgctCAG CTTCGCTACCATAATGGACTTGGAACTGCTGACTTACGTAACACTTTACCTAACTTAAAGCAATTGCTTGAAGCCAAATACGGAGTGCGTGT TGTTATGAAACAAACTGAATCCACCGGTTTTAATAAATCTGCAGTAATGGCCACGAGAACGGTAACATTACCAGCGGAATCATCCTTTAGCGCTGAAAGATTATCCATGCATTCCGCTTTCGATGCGATCGACGCTGAGGAGAACTCTTCACAACTCGAACAGCCGTTGAGGCGTCCCAGGAGCGAAGTTTTGTCTGGCCTTCCGTCTGTTCATGTAAAAGCACATCACCAACATCGGTTTATTGCGCGGAAATCCACTGGTCGTAAGCAGCGTAAATCGAATACTTCACATACCAACGAGGGGTCTATCTCACCTGATTTGATCGAAGTTCCCATCGAGGATGTCGTAAAAAGAACTATTGACGGTACACTTGCAAAGAAAAAGATTACTAACACATCCACTGTGAGCGAATCTGCGGTTGATTGCGGAGAGGATTGTCTAAGTGAAGAGAATAATTACCAAGAAGACAGGCAACAGAGACGAGTATCGTACAGTCAGCAATTTAGTGATGCCTTGATCATCCCCGATCCGTTTGAGCGTGAAGTGGACGATCCTCTGTCTCCTGGTGTAGATCAAATGTTAGTAtga